A stretch of the Helicoverpa armigera isolate CAAS_96S chromosome 5, ASM3070526v1, whole genome shotgun sequence genome encodes the following:
- the LOC110370892 gene encoding golgin subfamily A member 4, with translation MFKKLKDKLAEEVKSSPQRIQQFAQAAQAAVTSASSSITDISNSDLFSIGDNDNQQPRSSKAQSSTQSNPQNAFQDVALMQPVQSSESMDYMSSHDILDNQRQRRLSNSSFASDVSFRLPSYETPSMYHLQSDMEVSASEAEERGFNSGNVSLDRVTKEQLYAAYRRTQERYTKYRTQYGDLARHYKLLERENAKARSVLVETQDKALRRISELREQCALEQSAKAHLEKALRIEIEEKGMKIDALNTKVQLLQSNSNISSSNENNEIKPKSNEGDGDVQLINIDNEVTQTNQESSAAEVIVLNTKIEKMEQLLNKYKESLKLSKEKNAQVNTEIQILSNELENKNKEIEQLKVLTDQLAEANKKIQDLNNINEDLQNKINVYEFNKTREQSTLEIDFQKAQEEIRELRAKIEIFSKREEEYAISLAENKLSIHKELESKESEIKSLKEHLESSKKEIQSLNIVINDYKNNVTLLEGERSKLSQDSSELSTAKLKIVDLESQVAELSTKCQNLEQIKTKADEGYKCLQLQLKQENAEKLAMIDRNTYLENRNTQLSDENSKKSSQIGHLESELQKKDKILKDHAVEETKNEELSEELMTWKDKYAKLESEIQEERDELIKLQSEIEKLLTNHELLQNQNIEFRRVVSELKSENAIMHEKVVKNTKLKSNCFRLANEVKEMKKLIHLVSSEAKSLQTINNEAFFSLTKEINYALNNISYSEANINTIKMNELNLEKNRLQEKLKTTTEQHQSITSELQLIKDENNNLKSTINELNLEKSSVDDELKNITERYEVVVKDLNCIKEENENLLHKINEYENNFQNLQIAMDFEKTQNSNFNEKLNLIESENRTLLEKLNSIESERSISNKELDTFKDLHNKTLEELEAIKKKNTDLLDQVKELEKNAANIVRLQEDNKTLKLENIALQSRAENIDDSYQKLEIEINDLRKSHADIEKEKDHLNEVIEKLEASSCKSIQHNESQTDAIEEQLASEQNIHQLEGSNKQLSLSSDNELSETHKQLKTDYDNLKEENRRLKSDIEGLQTYLTKISKENSVLNDKLRELIASEHSTDNSDISMEFAELNKEVQLRKEKIDDLIRENMLLVEENLELKDQIQSQNYPKPDINDNGNENFRDKYNNLLQVNSALEKRLSDFEQMNKSVNGNMLQIQEKNDKLKLTNEKLEMRLDEALVSLRHLHSLQENTELEYLRNILYEYLTGSGTHSVTLAKVLSAIVKFDDMQTKLVLQKEKERQGFLRQLGII, from the exons atgttcaaaaagtTAAAGGATAAATTAGCTGAGGAGGTGAAGTCATCACCGCAAAGGATTCAGCAATTCGCCCAAGCTGCTCAG GCTGCTGTGACATCGGCTTCCAGTAGCATTACTGACATCTCAAATAGTGATCTATTCTCTATTGGAGACAATG ATAACCAACAGCCTCGCTCCAGTAAGGCACAATCATCAACACAAAGTAATCCACAAAATGCATTCCAAGATGTCGCTCTGATGCAGCCGGTACAGTCCAGTGAATCCATGGACTACATGTCTTCACATGATATACTT GACAATCAGAGGCAAAGACGACTATCGAATAGCTCATTTGCAAGCGATGTCTCGTTCAGATTACCCAGCTATGAGACGCCTTCTATGTATCATCTGCAG tcTGATATGGAGGTGTCAGCAAGTGAAGCTGAAGAGAGAGGTTTTAATAGCGGCAATGTCAGCCTAGACCGTGTAACAAAAGAGCAGCTATATGCTGCTTACCGACGCACACAAGAACGATACACAAAGTACAGGACCCAATATGGTGACCTAGCACGTCATTATAAGTTACTAGAGAGAGAAAATGCTAAAGCAAGG AGTGTTTTAGTGGAAACACAAGACAAAGCATTACGAAGAATATCGGAGCTTCGTGAACAGTGTGCTTTGGAACAAAGTGCCAAG gcCCATCTAGAAAAAGCTCTTCGTATTGAAATTGAAGAAAAGGGTATGAAAATAGATGCACTTAACACTAAAGTGCAATTACTGCAAAGTAATTCCAATATTAGCAGTAGTAATGAAAACAATGAGATCAAACCTAAATCAAATGAAGGCGATGGTGATGTACAATTAATCAATATTGATAATGAAGTCACTCAGACAAACCAGGAATCTTCAGCTGCTGAAGTAATTGTTCTTAATACTAAGATAGAAAAAATGGAGCAGTTACTAAACAAGTACAAGGAGTCACTAAAACtgagtaaagaaaaaaatgcccAAGTCAATACAGAAATACAAATTCTTTCAAATGaacttgaaaacaaaaacaaagaaattgaACAGCTCAAAGTTCTTACTGACCAATTGGCAGAAGCCAATAAAAAAATCCaggatttaaataacataaatgaagatttacaaaataaaataaatgtctatGAGTTCAACAAAACAAGAGAACAATCCACACTAGAAATTGACTTCCAAAAAGCCCAAGAAGAAATAAGAGAATTACGTGCGAAGATTGAAATATTTAGTAAGAGAGAAGAAGAATATGCCATCTCTTTAGCAGAAAATAAATTGAGTATCCATAAAGAATTGGAAAGTAAAGAATCAGAAATAAAATCACTCAAAGAACATTTAGAAAGCAGTAAGAAAGAAATACAATCATTAAATATAGTGATAaacgattataaaaataatgttacattaCTTGAAGGAGAGCGATCTAAATTAAGTCAAGATAGCTCAGAACTGAGcacagcaaaattaaaaatcgtAGATCTGGAATCTCAAGTAGCTGAACTATCTACAAAATGCCAGAACTtggaacaaataaaaacaaaggctGATGAAGGATATAAATGTCTTCAGTTGCAACTGAAACAAGAAAATGCTGAAAAATTAGCTATGATTGATCGTAACACTTATTTGGAAAATAGAAATACACAGTTGAGTGATGAGAACAGTAAGAAAAGTTCACAAATAGGGCACTTAGAAAGTGAGTTGCAGAAAaaggataaaatattaaaagaccaTGCTGTAGAAGAAACAAAGAACGAAGAACTTTCGGAAGAATTAATGACATGGAAAGATAAATACGCAAAATTAGAATCAGAAATACAAGAAGAAAGGGATGAATTAATCAAATTGCAATCGGAAATTGAGAAACTATTAACTAATCATGAATTActgcaaaatcaaaatattgagTTCCGAAGAGTGGTTTCTGAATTAAAATCAGAAAATGCAATCATGCATGAGAAAGtggttaaaaatacaaaattaaaatcgaaTTGTTTCAGACTTGCAAATGAAGTTAAAGAAATGaagaaattaattcatttaGTTTCTAGTGAAGCTAAATCTTTGCAAACAATCAACAATGAAGCATTTTTCTCTCttactaaagaaataaattatgcattgaataatatttcatacagCGAAGCTAATATAAATACGATCAAAATGAACGAACTAAATCTTGAAAAGAATAGATTGCAAGAGAAGTTAAAAACGACAACAGAACAACATCAATCAATTACTTCTGAATTACAACTTATAAAGGATGAAAATAACAACTTGAAATCAACCATCAACGAGTTAAACTTAGAAAAAAGCAGTGTAGATGACGAGTTAAAAAATATCACTGAACGGTATGAGGTAGTGGTAAAGGATTTAAACTGTATTaaagaagaaaatgaaaatttgttGCATAAgataaatgaatatgaaaacaATTTCCAAAATCTGCAAATAGCTATGGACTtcgaaaaaacacaaaattccaATTTTAATGAGAAACTAAATTTGATAGAAAGCGAGAATCGAACATTATTAGAAAAACTTAACAGCATAGAAAGTGAAAGAAGTATATCCAACAAGGAATTAGATACATTTAAAGATTTGCATAACAAAACATTGGAGGAGCTTGAAgctattaaaaagaaaaataccgATTTGTTAGACCAAGTAAAAGAGCTGGAAAAAAATGCAGCTAACATCGTCAGATTACAAGAagataataaaactttaaagttGGAAAATATAGCATTGCAGAGTCGAGCTGAAAATATTGACGATAGTTATCAAAAATTGGAAATCGAAATCAACGACTTACGAAAGTCACATGCAgacattgaaaaagaaaaagatcATTTGAATGAAGTAATTGAAAAATTGGAGGCAAGTTCATGTAAAAGCATTCAACATAATGAAAGTCAAACAGATGCAATAGAAGAACAATTAGCATCAGAACAAAACATACATCAGTTAGAAGGATCTAACAAACAGCTAAGTCTCTCTTCAGATAATGAATTATCAGAAACAcataaacaattgaaaactgATTATGATAATTTGAAAGAAGAAAATAGACGCTTAAAGTCTGACATTGAAGGTCTACAGAcatatttgacaaaaatatcaaaagaaaaCAGTGTTCTGAATGATAAGCTCCGGGAACTAATAGCAAGTGAACATTCAACTGATAATAGTGATATTTCCATGGAGTTTGCAGAACTGAACAAAGAAGTACAGTTGAGGAAAGAGAAGATTGATGACCTAATAAGAGAAAATATGCTTTTGGTTGAGGAAAATTTGGAACTAAAAGATCAAATACAGTCCCAGAACTATCCCAAACCTGATATAAATGATAATGGAAATGAGAATTTTAGGGACAAGTACAATAATTTGTTACAGGTGAACAGTGCATTAGAGAAACGCTTGAGTGATTTCGAGCAAATGAATAAATCAGTAAATGGTAATATGTTACAAATACAAGAAAAGAATGACAAATTAAAGTTGACAAATGAGAAGCTTGAAATGCGACTTGATGAGGCTCTTGTTAGTCTAAGACATTTGCATTCATTACAAGAAAATACTGAGCTGGAATATTTGCGCAATATACTTTATGAATATCTCACCGGATCAGGAACTCATTCCGTTACATTGGCTAAAGTTTTATCAGCCATTGTCAAATTTGATGACATGCAGACAAAACTGGTTTTACAAAAGGAGAAAGAAAGACAAGGGTTT TTACGACAACTTGGCATTATTTGA
- the LOC110384412 gene encoding uncharacterized protein LOC110384412, whose protein sequence is MTLSTRRLVQIAAWGGLIVGGTGFYLQNRIIDRVRGYDYYKSALKKLRAHPGAIHYLGEPIKDKRFKLSDAENNFSDGKTARFRIPVSGPKDRGTYYFWAERDSEEWKIERAELELKSKPDARLVIIKMFIGTSKEKFFYHNTLLCLVKAMEGKNITVDLRNDSCICGQVNNVDGYMNISFSNAVYCDPQGNEYHFQQLFLQARNIRYVHVPETTSILSTIKNELVGSRKPLPDKKDINKSRKVKKALKQHMETVASLELNK, encoded by the exons ATGACTTTATCTACTCGAAGACTCGTGCAAATTGCTGCTTGGGGTGGTTTAATAGTCGGTGGTACtggattttatttacaaaatcgaattattGATAGGGTAAGAGGTTATGACTACTACAAAAGTGCGTTAAAAAAGTTACGAGCGCACCCAGGTGCCATCCACTATCTGGGAGAGccaataaaagataaaagatttaAGCTCAGTGATGCTGAAAATAACTTTTCTGATGGGAAAACCGCCAGATTCAGAATTCCAGTTTCTGGGCCAAAAGACAGAGGCACTTACTATTTTTGGGCTGAAAGGGATAGTGAAGAATGGAAAATTGAGAGAGCAGAGTTAGAATTAAAATCTAAACCAGATGCCAGACTAGttata ataaaaatgtttattgggACATCAAAAGAAAAGTTCTTTTATCACAATACTTTACTATGTCTTGTTAAAGCTATGGAAGGAAAAAATATCACTGTGGATTTACGCAATGATTCATGTATCTGTGGCCAAGTAAATAATGTAGATGG ATATAtgaatatttctttttcaaatgcAGTATATTGTGATCCTCAAGGAAATGAATATCATTTTCAGCAGTTATTTTTACAAGCACGCAATATAAGATATGTACATGTCCCTGAAACT ACATCAATATTATCAACTATTAAAAATGAGTTGGTTGGAAGCAGAAAGCCACTTCCTGATAAGAAAGACATCAATAAATCCAGAAAAGTGAAAAAGGCTCTAAAGCAGCACATGGAGACTGTAGCTTCATTGGAGCTGAATAAGTGA
- the LOC110370899 gene encoding zinc finger matrin-type protein 3, which produces MDFDDYGDEPAYQDGPPGPEDYDFSEDFSGGFRERGYGRNQPPFFGGEYGPPGRPFTWGRGFGPAGPPMHMRFPREHKPLKFLIRCGVPKPQLKGLPDALLRLIEPHYCGICAQELQNFDLSRLHYISKNHAKNQKKWLVQQAEVGFHRPKEIPLKARDLYCELCDVHITSKTHAESHYSGRSHRGIVEGRKPPKNPFLLQRGMEDRIEQLIRREKKQLKPVEASEASADQKKDAKPIQPDLYCEICKTSVTCSEQMTMHLNGKRHLAKEKHHILQMMKQPASNKKKQNAPAKVSEGIKEVIAVQNSNPEAVVADAENASENKDQNVNDDWGNGSGAWDETPQQSTDAM; this is translated from the exons ATGGATTTTGATGACTATGGTGATGAACCAGCGTATCAGGATGGACCACCAGGCCCTGAAGATTATGATTTTAg TGAAGACTTTTCAGGAGGCTTTAGAGAAAGAGGTTACGGTAGGAACCAACCTCCTTTCTTTGGTGGTGAATATGGGCCTCCTGGACGACCTTTTACTTGGGGGAGAGGTTTTGGCCCAGCCGGCCCTCCAATGCATATGAGATTTCCCAGAGAACATAAACCATTGAAATTTCTAATTC GATGTGGTGTACCAAAACCGCAACTGAAAGGGCTTCCCGATGCTCTTCTGCGCCTAATAGAGCCCCATTATTGTGGGATTTGTGCTCAAGAATTGCAAAATTTTGATctgt CTCGATTGCACTACATCTCCAAAAATCACGCCAAGAATCAGAAAAAATGGCTAGTTCAACAAGCCGAAGTTGGCTTTCACCGTCCCAAAGAG ATCCCTCTCAAGGCACGTGATCTTTACTGTGAGCTGTGTGATGTCCACATCACGTCGAAGACTCACGCGGAATCCCACTATTCGGGCAGATCTCATCGAGG GATTGTCGAGGGTCGCAAACCACCGAAGAATCCTTTCTTGCTGCAAAGGGGCATGGAGGATCGaat AGAACAACTCATTCGCCGTGAAAAGAAGCAGCTTAAGCCTGTCGAAGCATCAGAAGCAAGTGCGGATCAGAAGAAAGATGCTAAGCCGATCCAGCCGGACTTGTATTGTGAAATCTGcaag ACTTCGGTTACGTGCTCCGAGCAAATGACCATGCATCTTAACGGCAAGAGACACCTTGCTAAAGAAAAACATCATATTCTGCAAATGATGAAGCAACCAGCTTCTAATAAAA AGAAACAAAATGCACCTGCGAAGGTATCTGAAG GTATTAAGGAAGTTATTGCTGTTCAAAATTCTAACCCTGAAGCTGTAGTTGCCGACGCTGAAAATGCTTCGGAAAATAAAGACCAAAATGTTAACGATGATTGGGGCAACGGAAGTGGCGCGTGGGATGAGACCCCTCAACAATCTACG GATGCCATGTGA
- the LOC110370741 gene encoding decapping and exoribonuclease protein, producing the protein MDVNHLSQSNLRVGYPYIIGYMSVDVRREFHHDLSQLKYLTTIPKRRIQYNLNHNIEKAVKRTTDGSNEKISLMLRFLLNQRYRFDFLNNPTGTTFITYRRTLISVMTSIYSREPVSIIASLLNNCIYLCSVESTESLKNSNTSCDQNAKFCAWGYKFEQYMLSDLPVKVPNIEKPVIENEEFSIYFSSQLGKHRLFYGAQIDGMLAKQNASGPPKTSDVDANLTYLRNADYVELKTNREIHNPRQEKNFKKYKMLRCWCQCYLAGLKGLLVGYRNDEGIIHRVQWFDTEDIVRYCRDEWKPQVAIDNLVHFLSYVENCFKSLKTTSKDDFASKEPLTLKFDIDAQQKITVSKDIYEEHVILPSWYVNNIRAHL; encoded by the exons ATGGATGTAAATCACTTATCTCAGAGTAATCTACGCGTGGGATATCCCTATATAATCGGATATATGAGCGTAGATGTGCGACGCGAGTTTCACCATGACCtatctcaattaaaatatttaacaacaataccaaaaagaagaatacaatataatttaaaccaTAATATCGAAAAGGCTGTAAAACGTACAACTGACGGCAGCAATGAAAAGATATCACTAATGTTAAGGTTTCTCCTAAACCAAAGATACCGCTTCGATTTTTTGAACAATccaactggaacaacatttattaCATACCGTAGAACTTTAATTAGTGTAATGACCAGTATATATAGTCGTGAACCAGTAAGCATTATTGCAAGCCTACTCAACAATTGCATTTACTTATGTTCTGTAGAGAGCACAGAATCATTGAAAAATTCAAATACTTCATGTGATCAGAATGCCAAGTTTTGTGCCTGGGGTTATAAATTTGAACAATATATGCTATCAG ATTTGCCAGTAAAAGTACCCAACATAGAGAAACCTGTTATTGAAAATGAGGAATTTTCAATTTACTTCAGCTCTCAATTGGGAAAGCACAGGTTGTTTTATGGAGCCCAAATTGATGGAATGTTAGCTAAACAAAATGCATCAGGACCTCCAAAGACAAGTGATGTTGATGCAAATTTAACATATTTGAGGAATGCTGATTATGTTGAGTTGAAAACGAATAGAGAGATACACAACCCAAgacaagaaaaaaactttaa AAAATACAAAATGCTGCGATGCTGGTGTCAATGCTACCTGGCTGGTCTGAAGGGATTACTTGTGGGATACAGAAATGATGAGGGCATTATTCATAGAGTGCAGTGGTTCGACACTGAGGATATTGTGCGATACTGTCGG GACGAATGGAAACCACAAGTAGCCATTGACAATTTAGTTCACTTTCTGTCTTATGTAGAGAACTGTTTCAAGTCTTTGAAAACAACTTCTAAAGACGATTTCGCGTCCAAAGAACCGCTAACGTTAAAGTTCGATATCGATGCTCAGCAGAAAATCACCGTAAGCAAGGATATCTACGAAGAACATGTGATACTACCAAGTTGGTATGTTAACAATATCCGCGCTCacttataa
- the LOC110370918 gene encoding uncharacterized protein C9orf85 homolog translates to MSTSKGNTTRKRPQKHQNRTAFKNDLHDTSHKTKFLNSLEISGVCKRCKDILEWKIKYKKYKPLTAPRKCVGCEQKTVKHAYHMLCSKCASEKHICAKCCKPVESQETETVEQIPNNDLKAMLKDLPERKRRTILRTISKQEDGKQTLTPELKAQIEDMLLKMDNIELDDDFNFTDEEPGSESETEDI, encoded by the exons ATGAGTACGTCGAAGGGTAATACAACAAGGAAAAGACCACAGAAACATCAAAATAGAACCGCATTCAAAAATGATTTACATGATACAAgccacaaaacaaaatttttaaattcattggAGATAAGTGGGGTATGCAAACGCTGCAAAGATATACTTGAATGGAAGATCAAATACAAAAAGTACAAGCCTTTGACTGCACCTCGTAAATGTGTGGGTTGTGAGCAGAAAACAGTAAAACATGCTTACCACATGTTGTGCAGTAAGTGCGCTTCAGAAAAACACATATGTGCTAAGTGTTGCAAACCAGTCGAG AGTCAAGAAACAGAAACTGTAGAACAGATACCCAATAACGATTTGAAAGCTATGCTTAAGGATTTACCAGAAAGAAAGAGAAGAACTATACTAAG AACTATAAGCAAACAGGAAGATGGAAAACAAACTTTAACTCCAGAATTGAAAGCACAGATAGAAGATATGTTATTGAAGATGGATAACATTGAACTAGATGATGATTTTAACTTTACAGACGAAGAACCTGGATCAGAAAGTGAAACTGAAGATATTTAA